Proteins encoded in a region of the Tripterygium wilfordii isolate XIE 37 chromosome 21, ASM1340144v1, whole genome shotgun sequence genome:
- the LOC119987972 gene encoding probable sodium/metabolite cotransporter BASS1, chloroplastic, translating to MQTSLPYSHGSTNLRFKSNANTKFSINQTRNTQLQLLLTVLAEPCRSLSPSCCHLTLKTQHRLQPSSLLQSSKISWIRPSNLIPGSRIAPSVAPLQCGNSSNSFDAKTDNSSRSLRDWIELVGEAISTAFPIWVALGCLLGLLKPSSFSWVKPKWPVFFLSTTMLGMGMTLTLDDLNDAIAMPKEVLSGFLLQYSVMPISGFLVSKLLNLPSHYAAGLILVGCCPGGTASNIVTYIARGNVALSVVMTAASTFTAVVMTPFLTAKLAGQYVAVDATSLLTSTLQVVLLPVLAGAFLNQYFNGLVKFVSPLMPPIAVASVTVLCGNAIAQNASAILSSGLQVVLAACLLHVSGFFFGYVLSRMLRLDVASSRTISIEVGMQNSVLGVVLATQHFGNPLTAVPCAVSSVCHSIIGSILAGIWRQSVPAKKQD from the exons ATGCAGACCTCGCTTCCATACTCTCATGGAAGCACAAATCTCAGGTTTAAATCAAACGCAAACAcgaaattttcaattaatcaGACAAGAAACACACAGCTGCAACTTCTCTTGACTGTTCTAGCCGAACCTTGCCGTTCACTATCACCATCTTGTTGCCATCTTACTCTGAAGACTCAACATCGATTACAGCCCTCATCACTACTCCAATCAAGCAAAATCAGTTGGATTCGACCCTCCAATCTAATTCCCGGATCAAGAATTGCTCCATCAGTAGCGCCACTTCAGTGTGGCAATTCATCAAACAGTTTCGATGCTAAAACCGATAACAGCAGCAGGAGTTTGAGAGACTGGATTGAGCTGGTCGGGGAGGCTATATCTACTGCTTTTCCGATATGGGTGGCACTGGGATGTCTATTGGGGCTCCTGAAGCCAAGTTCCTTCAGTTGGGTTAAGCCTAAATGGCCCGTTTTCTTCCTTTCCACCACCATGCTTGGTATGGGCATGACCCTCACTCTCGACGATCTTAATGACGCTATTGCGATGCCCAAAGAAGTCCTCTCCGGTTTTCTTCTCCAGTACTCG GTAATGCCAATATCCGGATTTCTTGTGAGCAAGCTTTTGAATCTGCCGTCCCATTATGCTGCTGGTCTAATATTGGTTGGTTGCTGTCCTGGTG GAACTGCAAGTAATATTGTTACTTATATTGCCCG AGGGAATGTGGCACTTTCTGTTGTGATGACAGCAGCAAGCACTTTCACTGCAGTG GTTATGACTCCCTTCCTCACTGCCAAACTTGCTGGGCAGTATGTTGCAGTTGATGCTACTTCGCTGCTTACATCAACCCTGCAG GTCGTGCTCCTTCCAGTATTGGCTGGTGCTTTTCTTAACCAATACTTTAACGGCCTCGTTAAATTTGTTTCACCCTTGATGCCACCCATTGCGGTGGCGTCTGTAACTGTTCTATGTGGAaatgcaattgcacaaaatgctTCTGCAATACTTTCATCTGGCCTACAAGTTGTTCTTGCTGCATGTCTTCTTCATGTATCTGGATTTTTCTTTGGATATGTACTTTCAAGGATGCTGAGACTTGATGTGGCATCTTCACGTACCATTTCTATCGAGGTTGGCATGCAG AATTCAGTGCTTGGGGTTGTTCTTGCGACGCAGCACTTTGGGAATCCACTGACGGCAGTACCATGTGCAGTTTCCAGTGTATGTCACTCAATCATTGGTAGCATTCTTGCCGGAATTTGGAGGCAGAGTGTGCCAGCCAAAAAACAAGATTGA
- the LOC119988978 gene encoding bidirectional sugar transporter SWEET2-like: protein MVFSDPSPAFSICKDAAGIAGNVFAFGLFLSPIHTFRRVIRNRSTEQFSCLPYIYALLNCLICVWYGSPFISVDNVPVMTVNSIGGVFQLAYIILFIVYAEKTKKLRMLGVLLVLFGVFAIIVYGSLQIADRGVRWIFVGLLSCASLISMFASPLFIINLVIRTQSVEFMPFYLSLSTFLMSTSFLLYGIFNLDVFIYVPNGIGTILGIVQLALYFHYKNKSREDCREQLIVHTLK, encoded by the exons ATGGTCTTTTCTGATCCATCACCGGCCTTTTCAATTTGCAAGGATGCAGCAGGAATCGCCG GGAACGTCTTTGCTTTTGGGCTGTTTTTGTCACCTAT ACATACATTTAGGAGAGTGATAAGAAACCGTTCAACTGAACAGTTCTCATGCCtgccatatatatatgcgcTCTTGAACTGTTTGATCTGTGTGTGGTATGGCTCACCCTTCATATCTGTTGATAATGTACCGGTTATGACGGTCAATTCGATCGGTGGAGTTTTTCAGTTGGCCTACATTATTCTATTCATCGTATAtgcagagaaaacaaaaaag TTGAGAATGCTTGGAGTTCTTCTGGTTCTTTTTGGTGTATTTGCAATCATAGTCTACGGGAGTCTGCAAATAGCTGATAGAGGCGTGAGGTGGATCTTTGTTGGGTTATTGAGTTGCGCTTCCCTCATATCAATGTTTGCGTCTCCATTGTTCATAATT AATTTGGTGATCCGCACTCAGAGTGTTGAATTCATGCCATTTTATCTTTCGCTTTCCACTTTCTTGATGAGCACATCGTTCTTGCTATATGGAATTTTTAATCTCGACGTCTTTATATAT GTGCCAAATGGAATAGGAACTATTCTGGGGATTGTGCAGTTGGCATTGTACTTTCACTATAAAAACAAATCTAGAGAAGATTGCAGAGAGCAATTGATAGTGCATACGCTTAAGTAA
- the LOC119988977 gene encoding DEAD-box ATP-dependent RNA helicase 7-like, whose amino-acid sequence MPSLVIEKTQENKMKKKVVLDTPEIDSVTPKKKSKKESKLMDIKGGGGGEEEDDSSKKKKSKENKKRKALEIEQENGFEEGKSETSSELGEPVNLKADSKLKKKKAKLEAEEVEEEGVKSENPNAVSKFRISEPLREKLKGKGIESLFPIQAMTFDMVLDGSDLVGRARTGQGKTLAFVLPILESLVNGSAKSSRKTGYGKAPSVLVLLPTRELATQVHADFELYGGAMGLMSCCLYGGASYHSQESKLKRGIDVVVGTPGRVKDHIERGNLDLSTLKFRVLDEADEMLRMGFVEDVELILGKVEDVSKVQTLLFSATLPSWVKDISSRFLKSTKKTIDLVGNEKLKASASVRHIVLPCTTSAISQLIPDIIRCYSSGGRTIIFTERKESADQLAGLLPGARPLHGDIQQSTREVTLSGFRSGKFMTLVATNVAARGLDINDVQLIIQCEPPLDVEAYIHRSGRTGRAGNTGVAVMLYDSRRHNISKIERESGVKFEHVSAPQPADIAKAVGEAAAESITQISDSVVPAFKSAAEDLMNNSGLSAVELLAKALAKAAGYTDIKSRSLLTSMENHVSLLLEAGKPIYTPSFAYGVLRRFLPEEKVESIKGLTLTADGNGAVFDVATEDLDTFLTGQGNAANVSLEVLKALPRLQEREQQSRGRFGGGGRGGFGGRGGRGGGFGDRRNNRFSNNSRGRGGYKGGNKW is encoded by the exons ATGCCTTCGTTGGTTATAGAGAAGACACAGGAGAATAAGATGAAGAAAAAAGTAGTCTTGGACACCCCAGAAATTGACTCTGTAACtccgaagaagaagagcaagaaggaGTCAAAGCTCATGGACatcaaaggaggaggaggaggagaagaggaggatgatagctcgaagaagaagaagagtaagGAGAACAAGAAGCGAAAAGCTTTGGAGATCGAGCAAGAGAATGGGTTTGAAGAAGGGAAGAGCGAGACAAGCTCGGAACTTGGTGAGCCTGTGAATTTAAAGGCTGATTCtaagttgaagaagaagaaagcgaAACTGGAGGCGGAAGAGGTGGAGGAAGAGGGAGTAAAGAGCGAGAATCCTAATGCGGTGTCGAAGTTTCGTATCTCAGAGCCGTTGAGGGAGAAGCTGAAGGGGAAGGGGATTGAGTCATTGTTTCCGATTCAAGCCATGACTTTTGATATGGTTTTAGATGGGTCGGATTTGGTGGGACGGGCGCGTACTGGTcag GGTAAGACCCTTGCTTTTGTGTTGCCTATCCTGGAGTCTTTAGTAAACGGGTCAGCCAAATCATCAAGGAAAACCGGATATGGCAAGGCTCCAAGTGTTCTGGTGCTTTTACCAACCAGGGAACTGGCGACCCAG GTGCATGCTGACTTTGAACTTTATGGTGGGGCAATGGGTTTGATGTCATGCTGTTTATATGGAGGAGCTTCATATCACTCTCAGGAATCTAAACTAAAGAGAGGGATAGATGTTGTTGTTGGAACACCTGGTCGAGTAAAG GATCACATCGAGAGGGGCAATCTTGATTTGAGCACATTAAAGTTCAGGGTTCTTGATGAGGCTGATGAGATGCTGCGAATGGGTTTTGTTGAAGATGTTGAACTTATTCTTG GAAAAGTAGAGGATGTAAGCAAAGTTCAGACACTTCTCTTCAGTGCCACCTTACCAAGCTGGGTAAAAGAT ATATCTTCTAGGTTTCTTaaatcaacaaagaaaacaatagaTCTTGTTGGTAATGAAAAATTGAAGGCCAGTGCCAGTGTCAGGCATATTGTTCTTCCCTGTACCACTTCAGCAATATCTCAGCTTATTCCTGATATCATTCGTTGTTATAGCAG TGGAGGCCGTACAATTATTTTTACTGAGAGAAAGGAGTCTGCTGATCAGCTTGCTGGGTTGTTACCTGGAGCACGACCTTTGCATGGGGATATCCAGCAATCTACAAGAGAG GTCACACTTTCTGGATTCAGATCAGGAAAGTTCATGACATTAGTGGCCACAAATGTTGCTGCTCGTGGACTGGATATCAATGATGTGCAGCTAATTATCCAG TGTGAGCCGCCTCTAGATGTAGAAGCTTATATACATCGATCTGGACGTACAGGAAGAGCAG GAAATACTGGAGTTGCTGTTATGCTCTATGACTCTAGAAGGCATAATATTTCTAAGATAGAAAGAGAATCTGGTGTGAAGTTTGAGCATGTTTCAGCTCCCCAGCCTGCTGATATTGCTAAAGCGGTTGGTGAAGCAGCAGCGGAATCAATAACTCAGATTTCTGACAG TGTGGTTCCTGCATTCAAGTCTGCCGCAGAGGATTTAATGAATAACTCCGGTTTGTCAGCTGTTGAATTACTTGCAAAAGCACTTGCAAAGGCTGCT GGTTATACTGACATAAAGAGTAGATCACTTTTAACTTCTATGGAGAACCATGTTTCGCTACTACTTGAAGCTGGAAAACCAATCTACACACCATC TTTTGCTTATGGTGTGCTGAGGAGATTCTTGCCCGAGGAGAAGGTCGAGTCTATCAAGGGTCTAACTTTAACAGCTGATGGAAATGGTGCAGTATTTGATGTGGCTACGGAAGACTTGGATACTTTTCTTACTG GTCAAGGAAATGCAGCAAATGTGAGCTTGGAGGTGTTGAAGGCATTGCCTCGTCTACAAGAAAGAGAGCAGCAGTCAAGGGGAAGATTTGGTGGTGGGGGTCGGGGTGGCTTTGGTGGCAGAGGTGGCAGGGGAGGTGGTTTTGGTGATCGAAGAAATAATAGGTTTTCAAACAACTCTCGTGGAAGAGGAGGTTACAAAGGTGGCAACAAATGGTGA
- the LOC119988513 gene encoding protein FLX-like 1, which produces MSRRNRGPPLPMKGGRHTGLPAVDEIPYDRIPPHPALLEELRETQFGMGGNRVFPPHSAMIEEHLALQNQDIHNLLEDNQRLATTHVALKQELEITHHTLQQMSHFADSLRAETDAQMRELYDKSVRLEMDVGGVESMRSELSHVNADIKELTEGRQELTGRVQMMTQDLTRITADLQQVPALKSEIENMKLELQRARAAIEYEKKGYAENYQHGQVMEKKLLSMARELEKLQAEISNSGKRAPAAAAVVRPDAGYGADYGNHEVSYARNPYPAGYGLNSVQNNAQSFPRYGAGPGPWGAYDMQRPRGNR; this is translated from the exons ATGTCTCGAAGAAACCGTGGACCGCCTCTTCCGATGAAAGGTGGCCGTCACACTGGTTTACCTGCCGTGGATGAAATTCCTTATGACAGAATTCCGCCTCATCCTGCACTTCTTGAGGAACTGCGTGAAACCCAGTTCGGAATGGGCGGCAATAGGGTGTTTCCGCCTCACTCTGCGATGATTGAGGAGCACCTCGCATTGCAAAATCAAGATATTCACAATTTGTTGGAAGATAATCAGCGTCTGGCCACAACCCATGTAGCACTGAAGCAGGAATTGGAGATCACCCATCACACGTTGCAGCAGATGTCACACTTTGCTGACTCTTTGCGGGCGGAAACGGATGCCCAGATGAGGGAGTTGTATGATAAATCTGTTCGGTTGGAGATGGATGTTGGAGGGGTCGAGTCTATGCGAAGTGAGCTTTCTCACGTTAATGCTGATATTAAGGAACTTACTGAAGGAAGGCAGGAACTCACTGGTAGGGTGCAAATGATGACCCAAGACTTGACCAGAATTACAGCAGATTTGCAGCAGGTGCCAGCTTTGAAGTCGGAGATTGAGAATATGAAACTGGAACTGCAGCGTGCAAG AGCTGCTATTGAGTACGAGAAGAAAGGATATGCGGAGAATTATCAACATGGTCAGGTAATGGAGAAGAAACTGTTATCAATGGCTCGGGAATTAGAGAAGCTTCAGGCTGAGATTTCAAATTCTGGGAAGAGAGCGCCAGCTGCTGCGGCTGTTGTTCGTCCTG ATGCAGGATATGGTGCAGATTATGGCAATCATGAAGTTTCGTATGCCCGAAATCCTTATCCTGCTGGTTATGGATTGAACTCT GTACAAAATAATGCACAAAGTTTCCCACGGTATGGAGCTGGTCCTGGCCCCTGGGGAGCGTATGATATGCAGCGTCCTCGAGGAAATAGATAG
- the LOC119987703 gene encoding stemmadenine O-acetyltransferase-like has translation MATTTIKVEIIERKTIKPSTPTPHNFRTFKFSLLDQFYPSFHIPLLLFYPAKGDTNHHLDSKQRSNVLKASLSKTLSLYYPFAGQIKADNISIECNDEGTMFVEARANCLLSDVLQNPSPQQLQKFLPIELEFTKAEIGHLLFVQVNFFECGGMAIGVCLSHKLADATTLITFIKAWASIALESDEVVVHPELFVGASVFPPVDYALPIVESPFIQDKSCVCRRLVFSAENIAAIRAKTASESVQQPTRVEAITALLWKCATNSSSSIQGTSSRSSFCFHAVNLRKRLSPPLSEYSVGNILGGITAETENTDIELPSLVIKLRKEFKELRVTTEVVKLLGDISKMMESLGKMGDGDFYIFSSWCRMPVYEADFGWGKPIWVTLVNLKVPNVVVLVDTKEGDGIEAWVYLVEEEMSLFECNQELLSFASVNPSVI, from the coding sequence ATGGCTACTACTACAATCAAGGTTGAGATTATTGAAAGAAAAACCATCAAACCATCCACTCCCACACCTCACAACTTTAGAACTTTCAAGTTTTCCCTTCTTGATCAATTCTATCCTTCATTCCATATCCCTTTGCTTCTCTTCTACCCTGCGAAAGGTGACACCAATCATCATCTGGATTCTAAACAAAGGTCTAATGTTCTTAAAGCATCTTTATCCAAAACCCTAAGTTTGTACTACCCTTTTGCTGGGCAGATCAAAGCCGACAATATTTCCATCGAATGTAATGACGAGGGAACTATGTTTGTTGAAGCACGAGCCAACTGCCTTTTGTCCGATGTTCTACAAAACCCTAGTCCCCAACAACTTCAAAAGTTCCTACCTATTGAGCTCGAATTCACAAAAGCAGAAATAGGTcatttactttttgtgcaagttaacTTCTTTGAATGCGGTGGTATGGCAATTGGTGTTTGCCTTTCGCACAAGCTCGCCGATGCAACCACCTTAATCACATTCATCAAGGCGTGGGCTTCCATAGCACTAGAATCCGACGAGGTAGTAGTTCATCCGGAACTTTTTGTTGGAGCGTCGGTTTTTCCTCCTGTAGACTACGCTTTGCCTATTGTTGAATCTCCTTTTATCCAAGATAAGTCGTGCGTATGTAGAAGATTAGTTTTTAGCGCAGAAAATATTGCCGCAATTAGGGCGAAAACTGCTAGTGAAAGCGTGCAACAACCTACGCGTGTAGAAGCTATAACAGCTCTACTTTGGAAGTGTGCAACAAACTCGTCAAGCTCAATCCAAGGGACGTCCTCAAGATCATCTTTTTGCTTTCATGCCGTAAACTTAAGAAAGAGGTTATCGCCGCCCTTGTCAGAATACTCGGTTGGGAATATTCTAGGTGGAATCACAGCAGAAACAGAAAACACGGATATTGAATTGCCAAGTTTGGTTATTAAGCTGAGAAAAGAATTCAAAGAACTCAGAGTTACTACCGAGGTTGTAAAATTATTAGGGGACATAAGCAAAATGATGGAAAGCTTGGGAAAAATGGGTGATGGAGACTTCTATATTTTTAGTAGTTGGTGTAGAATGCCAGTGTATGAAGCTGATTTTGGGTGGGGGAAGCCAATATGGGTCACTCTTGTCAATTTGAAGGTCCCAAATGTTGTTGTGCTGGTGGATACAAAGGAGGGTGATGGAATTGAGGCCTGGGTTTACTTGGTTGAAGAAGAGATGTCCTTATTTGAATGTAATCAAGAGCTGCTTTCATTCGCTTCTGTGAACCCTAGTGTGATCTAA
- the LOC119988104 gene encoding zinc finger BED domain-containing protein RICESLEEPER 2-like isoform X2 — MNFDHDQKKDEVINLGCGKFDQQRSQFDLVRMIIVHDYPLAMVNHVGFKVFVKNLQPLFDVVSNVSVELSCMEIYEKEKQKMYESISKLHGRINIAVEMWSSTESVQYMCLTAHYIDEDWTLQRKILNFVTLDSPHTEDMLLEVIIKCLMEWHIEYKLFAMTFDDCLIDDDIVIRIKDRISESRPHLGSGQLFDVRSAAHGLNLIVQDAMDALREVNEKIRVIIRYVKSSQVRQGKFNEIVQQLRINCQRSLILDCPTRWNTTYLMLETALEYKAVFSLLQEHESSYMSALTDSEWEWASSITSYLKLFVEITNGLLGNKFTTANIYFPEICHVHIQLIEWCKSPDDFLCSLALKMKAKFDKYWSKCILALVVAAILDPRFKMRLVEYYYSLIYGSSSLEKIKEVSDGIKELFDAYSISSTLVDQGSALPGSSFPSTGVDPRDRLKGFDKFVHETSQGQSVISDLDKYLEEPVFPRNCDFNLLNWWKVHAPRYPILSMMARDILGTPMSTLAPDLAFNTGGRMLDCRSLLSPDTQQALVCARDWLRIETQEVDSSSALSSLCYIVAD; from the exons ATGAATTTTGATCATGATCAGAAAAAGGATGAAGTTATCAATCTGGGGTGTGGCAAGTTCGATCAGCAGAGGAGTCAGTTTGATCTTGTCCGCATGATTATTGTACATGATTACCCATTAGCCATGGTTAATCATGTAGGATTTAAGGTATTTGTAAAAAATCTGCAGCCATTGTTTGATGTAGTGTCAAATGTTTCAGTAGAGCTTTCCTGCATGGAAATTTATGAGAAAGAGAAGCAAAAAATGTACGAGTCTATTAGCAAATTGCATGGCAGAATTAACATTGCTGTTGAAATGTGGTCCTCAACAGAAAGTGTCCAGTACATGTGTTTGACAGCACATTATATTGATGAGGACTGGACATTACAGAGGAAGATCCTGAATTTTGTCACACTTGATTCTCCACATACTGAAGACATGCTTTTAGAAGTAATTATCAAGTGCCTGATGGAATGGCATATTGAATACAAATTGTTTGCCATGACATTTGATGATTGTTTAATTGATGATGATATTGTCATTAGGATCAAGGACCGGATTTCTGAGAGCAGGCCCCATTTAGGCAGCGGGCAATTATTTGATGTGCGCTCTGCTGCTCATGGTTTGAATTTGATTGTTCAAGATGCCATGGATGCACTTAGAGAGGTGAACGAAAAAATTCGAGTAATCATTAGATATGTCAAAAGTTCGCAGGTAAGGCAAGGAAAATTCAATGAGATTGTCCAACAGCTGCGAATTAACTGTCAGAGAAGCCTGATTCTTGATTGTCCAACTCGATGGAACACAACGTATCTGATGCTTGAAACGGCTTTGGAATATAAGGCTGTTTTTAGCCTATTGCAAGAGCATGAATCCTCCTACATGTCAGCTTTAACTGATTCTGAGTGGGAGTGGGCAAGTTCCATTACTAGTTATCTGAAATTGTTTGTTGAAATTACAAATGGTTTATTAGGCAACAAATTTACAACTGCGAATATATATTTTCCCGAGATTTGTCATGTCCACATCCAACTAATTGAGTGGTGCAAGAGCCCAGATGATTTTCTTTGTTCCCTGGCACTAAAGATGAAAGCTAAGTTTGACAAGTATTGGAGCAAGTGCATTTTGGCTTTGGTAGTGGCAGCTATTTTGGATCCCCGATTCAAGATGAGGTTGGTGGAGTACTACTATTCTTTAATTTATGGCAGTAGTTCTCTGGAGAAAATCAAGGAAGTTTCGGATGGTATTAAGGAACTTTTCGATGCATACTCAATCAGCTCGACATTGGTTGATCAAGGTTCTGCTTTGCCTGGCAGCAGCTTTCCTAGTACCGGTGTGGATCCTAGGGATAGACTAAAGGGTTTTGATAAATTCGTCCATGAGACTTCTCAAGGTCAGAGTGTAATATCGGATTTGGACAAGTATCTGGAGGAACCAGTCTTCCCTCGCAATTGTGATTTCAACCTCTTAAATTGGTGGAAAGTTCACGCGCCAAGGTACCCTATCTTATCCATGATGGCACGTGATATTTTGGGTACGCCCATGTCAACTCTTGCACCAGATTTGGCATTCAATACTGGTGGAAGAATGCTTGATTGTCGAAGTTTGTTAAGTCCAGATACTCAACAGGCTTTGGTATGCGCACGTGATTGGTTGCGGATTGAAACACAAG AAGTCGATTCGTCCTCTGCTCTTAGTTCTCTATGCTACATCGTAGCAGATTAA
- the LOC119988104 gene encoding zinc finger BED domain-containing protein RICESLEEPER 2-like isoform X1 encodes MEISNDSATKKTKRLTSVVWNHFERVRKADICYAVCVHCNKKLSGSSNSGTTHLRNHLMRCQKSFNFDVSQLQAVKRKKKDNTVSLANISFDEGERKDEYIKPLNMNFDHDQKKDEVINLGCGKFDQQRSQFDLVRMIIVHDYPLAMVNHVGFKVFVKNLQPLFDVVSNVSVELSCMEIYEKEKQKMYESISKLHGRINIAVEMWSSTESVQYMCLTAHYIDEDWTLQRKILNFVTLDSPHTEDMLLEVIIKCLMEWHIEYKLFAMTFDDCLIDDDIVIRIKDRISESRPHLGSGQLFDVRSAAHGLNLIVQDAMDALREVNEKIRVIIRYVKSSQVRQGKFNEIVQQLRINCQRSLILDCPTRWNTTYLMLETALEYKAVFSLLQEHESSYMSALTDSEWEWASSITSYLKLFVEITNGLLGNKFTTANIYFPEICHVHIQLIEWCKSPDDFLCSLALKMKAKFDKYWSKCILALVVAAILDPRFKMRLVEYYYSLIYGSSSLEKIKEVSDGIKELFDAYSISSTLVDQGSALPGSSFPSTGVDPRDRLKGFDKFVHETSQGQSVISDLDKYLEEPVFPRNCDFNLLNWWKVHAPRYPILSMMARDILGTPMSTLAPDLAFNTGGRMLDCRSLLSPDTQQALVCARDWLRIETQEVDSSSALSSLCYIVAD; translated from the exons ATGGAAATATCGAATGATTCAGccacaaagaaaacaaagagattgACTTCTGTTGTATGGAATCACTTTGAAAGGGTTAGAAAGGCTGACATCTGCTATGCTGTCTGTGTCCATTGTAACAAAAAACTCAGTGGATCAAGTAATAGTGGAACAACACATCTTAGGAATCATTTAATGCGATGTCAGAAAAGTTTTAACTTTGACGTGTCTCAACTACAGGCtgtaaagagaaagaaaaaggataaTACTGTTAGCCTTGCAAATATTAGCTTTgatgaaggagaaagaaaagatgaatatatCAAGCCTCTAAATATGAATTTTGATCATGATCAGAAAAAGGATGAAGTTATCAATCTGGGGTGTGGCAAGTTCGATCAGCAGAGGAGTCAGTTTGATCTTGTCCGCATGATTATTGTACATGATTACCCATTAGCCATGGTTAATCATGTAGGATTTAAGGTATTTGTAAAAAATCTGCAGCCATTGTTTGATGTAGTGTCAAATGTTTCAGTAGAGCTTTCCTGCATGGAAATTTATGAGAAAGAGAAGCAAAAAATGTACGAGTCTATTAGCAAATTGCATGGCAGAATTAACATTGCTGTTGAAATGTGGTCCTCAACAGAAAGTGTCCAGTACATGTGTTTGACAGCACATTATATTGATGAGGACTGGACATTACAGAGGAAGATCCTGAATTTTGTCACACTTGATTCTCCACATACTGAAGACATGCTTTTAGAAGTAATTATCAAGTGCCTGATGGAATGGCATATTGAATACAAATTGTTTGCCATGACATTTGATGATTGTTTAATTGATGATGATATTGTCATTAGGATCAAGGACCGGATTTCTGAGAGCAGGCCCCATTTAGGCAGCGGGCAATTATTTGATGTGCGCTCTGCTGCTCATGGTTTGAATTTGATTGTTCAAGATGCCATGGATGCACTTAGAGAGGTGAACGAAAAAATTCGAGTAATCATTAGATATGTCAAAAGTTCGCAGGTAAGGCAAGGAAAATTCAATGAGATTGTCCAACAGCTGCGAATTAACTGTCAGAGAAGCCTGATTCTTGATTGTCCAACTCGATGGAACACAACGTATCTGATGCTTGAAACGGCTTTGGAATATAAGGCTGTTTTTAGCCTATTGCAAGAGCATGAATCCTCCTACATGTCAGCTTTAACTGATTCTGAGTGGGAGTGGGCAAGTTCCATTACTAGTTATCTGAAATTGTTTGTTGAAATTACAAATGGTTTATTAGGCAACAAATTTACAACTGCGAATATATATTTTCCCGAGATTTGTCATGTCCACATCCAACTAATTGAGTGGTGCAAGAGCCCAGATGATTTTCTTTGTTCCCTGGCACTAAAGATGAAAGCTAAGTTTGACAAGTATTGGAGCAAGTGCATTTTGGCTTTGGTAGTGGCAGCTATTTTGGATCCCCGATTCAAGATGAGGTTGGTGGAGTACTACTATTCTTTAATTTATGGCAGTAGTTCTCTGGAGAAAATCAAGGAAGTTTCGGATGGTATTAAGGAACTTTTCGATGCATACTCAATCAGCTCGACATTGGTTGATCAAGGTTCTGCTTTGCCTGGCAGCAGCTTTCCTAGTACCGGTGTGGATCCTAGGGATAGACTAAAGGGTTTTGATAAATTCGTCCATGAGACTTCTCAAGGTCAGAGTGTAATATCGGATTTGGACAAGTATCTGGAGGAACCAGTCTTCCCTCGCAATTGTGATTTCAACCTCTTAAATTGGTGGAAAGTTCACGCGCCAAGGTACCCTATCTTATCCATGATGGCACGTGATATTTTGGGTACGCCCATGTCAACTCTTGCACCAGATTTGGCATTCAATACTGGTGGAAGAATGCTTGATTGTCGAAGTTTGTTAAGTCCAGATACTCAACAGGCTTTGGTATGCGCACGTGATTGGTTGCGGATTGAAACACAAG AAGTCGATTCGTCCTCTGCTCTTAGTTCTCTATGCTACATCGTAGCAGATTAA
- the LOC119988544 gene encoding cyclin-B1-2-like has protein sequence MEASKSIAHEIGGIQNDALRFGLNGVKSDIVGCHPLEIAYGTTLKSKEDMKRQILANTYGSALPLKMDLDKQILSKFRRPPGAIPSTFLGLEAATGDMEDFGFESYLNDPRESETFVPVDMHHGMEVRLDLSKGPACKSFM, from the exons ATGGAAGCTTCAAAGTCCATAGCACACGAAATCGGTGGGATCCAAAACGATGCGCTTCGATTCGGCCTTAACGGAGTCAAGAGCGACATCGTCGGATGTCATCCCCTCGAAATCGCATATGGAACT ACATTGAAGAGTAAGGAAGACATGAAGAGACAAATCCTTGCAAATACCTATGGATCGGCTCTCCCATTGAAGATGGATCTGGACAAGCAAATTCTTTCAAA ATTCCGAAGGCCTCCTGGGGCTATCCCATCTACCTTCCTAGGTTTGGAGGCTGCGACAGGGGATATGGAGGATTTTGGTTTTGAGTCTTATCTGAACG ATCCTCGTGAATCTGAAACTTTCGTGCCAGTAGACATGCATCATGGGATGGAAGTTCGCCTTGATCTTTCCAAGGGACCTGCCTGCAAAAGCTTCATGTAA